Proteins encoded within one genomic window of Nonomuraea gerenzanensis:
- a CDS encoding SRPBCC family protein produces the protein MSETGQGATADREVVISRIIDAPRELVFEAFTEVRHLSRWWGPEGFTTTTRSFEFRVGGEWDFVMHGPDGTDYQEWITWTEIVPPEEIALLHGEHRGDPNAFESTLTFTPDGPATRIEMRTIFPTKELRDEAVEKYHAIEGGRQTLGNLAAYVTELVRKGAEG, from the coding sequence ATGAGCGAGACAGGACAAGGGGCGACGGCCGACCGCGAGGTGGTGATCTCCCGGATCATCGACGCCCCGCGGGAGCTGGTGTTCGAGGCGTTCACCGAGGTGCGGCACCTGTCGCGGTGGTGGGGGCCGGAGGGGTTCACCACCACCACGCGCTCCTTCGAGTTCCGCGTCGGCGGGGAGTGGGACTTCGTGATGCACGGCCCGGACGGGACGGACTACCAGGAGTGGATCACCTGGACCGAGATCGTCCCGCCGGAGGAGATCGCGCTGCTGCACGGCGAGCACCGCGGCGACCCGAACGCCTTCGAGTCGACCCTGACCTTCACGCCCGACGGGCCGGCGACCCGGATCGAGATGCGCACGATCTTCCCCACCAAGGAGCTGCGCGACGAAGCGGTCGAGAAGTACCACGCGATCGAGGGCGGCCGGCAGACGCTGGGCAACCTCGCCGCCTACGTCACCGAGCTCGTCAGGAAGGGGGCTGAGGGCTGA
- a CDS encoding orotate phosphoribosyltransferase, giving the protein MTDVDLACRVRDRCRLSGRFVLRSGRVAEEYFDKYQFEADPALLDEVASGMVSLVPEGTEVLAGLEMGGIAVVTALGRRTGLPCAFVRKTAKSYGTARLAEGADVKGRRVLVVEDVVTSGGQIAISTGQLRDLGARIDHALCVIDRQEGGVEALAADGIRLLSLLKRQDLQ; this is encoded by the coding sequence GTGACTGATGTGGATCTCGCCTGTCGGGTTCGTGACCGTTGCCGGTTGAGTGGCCGGTTCGTGTTGCGTTCAGGACGAGTGGCCGAGGAGTACTTCGACAAGTACCAGTTCGAGGCCGATCCGGCCCTTCTGGATGAGGTGGCGTCGGGGATGGTGTCACTGGTTCCCGAGGGGACCGAGGTGTTGGCCGGCCTGGAGATGGGCGGCATCGCGGTGGTCACGGCGCTGGGGCGGCGCACCGGCTTGCCGTGTGCGTTCGTGCGCAAGACAGCGAAGTCTTATGGCACTGCCCGGCTGGCCGAGGGTGCCGATGTCAAGGGACGGCGCGTCCTGGTCGTTGAGGACGTGGTGACCTCGGGTGGGCAGATCGCGATCTCCACTGGCCAGTTGCGTGATCTAGGGGCTCGGATCGACCACGCGTTGTGCGTCATCGATCGGCAGGAAGGCGGTGTCGAGGCCTTGGCCGCGGATGGGATCCGGCTCCTTTCGCTGCTCAAGCGCCAGGATCTCCAGTGA
- a CDS encoding antibiotic biosynthesis monooxygenase has translation MRTWRGWTLASEAAAYEEYLLETGFKGYTGTPGNLGAHFTRRDVEGDRTEFFLVSFWESWEAIRAFAGDDPAAAVFYPADDRFLVDRETTVEHYEVFASAP, from the coding sequence ATGCGAACATGGCGCGGATGGACCCTGGCCTCCGAGGCGGCGGCCTACGAGGAGTACCTGCTCGAAACCGGTTTCAAGGGATATACCGGCACTCCGGGGAACCTGGGTGCGCACTTCACCCGACGCGACGTCGAGGGTGACAGGACCGAGTTCTTCCTGGTCTCGTTCTGGGAGTCGTGGGAGGCGATCAGGGCGTTCGCGGGCGACGATCCCGCAGCGGCGGTGTTCTACCCCGCCGACGACCGGTTCCTCGTGGACAGGGAGACCACGGTGGAGCACTACGAGGTGTTCGCGAGCGCTCCCTGA
- a CDS encoding cupin domain-containing protein, giving the protein MSDEHLHHLDNPGATTPPPKIELISSVPSPPPMPDGAEAMTIRVTLPPGSTGNPPHRHTGPAYGYMIRGEMIFELEGEPERVVTTGETFWEPGGDLIHYQDANNLPDAETEFVVTMFGVAGQPMLIPVSAEELEARRDRRAPRP; this is encoded by the coding sequence ATGAGCGACGAACATCTGCACCACCTGGACAACCCCGGCGCGACCACGCCGCCGCCGAAGATCGAGCTCATCTCGTCGGTGCCGTCGCCGCCGCCGATGCCCGACGGGGCGGAGGCGATGACGATCCGGGTCACCCTGCCGCCGGGCAGCACGGGCAACCCGCCGCACCGCCACACCGGGCCCGCGTACGGATACATGATCCGCGGCGAGATGATCTTCGAACTGGAGGGCGAGCCGGAGCGGGTCGTCACGACCGGCGAGACGTTCTGGGAGCCGGGCGGCGACCTGATCCACTATCAGGACGCCAACAACCTCCCGGACGCCGAGACCGAGTTCGTCGTCACGATGTTCGGGGTGGCCGGGCAGCCGATGCTCATCCCGGTGAGCGCGGAGGAGCTCGAAGCGCGCCGGGACCGCCGGGCGCCCCGCCCATGA
- a CDS encoding FAD binding domain-containing protein, producing MTAIELTINGAGHQVTTDPRTLLLHVLREELGLRGTKYGCGEGECGACTVLIDGRPLNACLIPAGRADGARVETIEGIAGTETGQAVIKALSEQGGVQCGFCTPGFVASITAGGDLSGNLCRCTGYIKIRAAVRQVLDQIEPRPPSPPGPRRAILGPAYARPATIADALRLLATDAPWRILAGGTDLLVQHEHRLERLSLLDITAIADFPALTETSQSVVIPALATYTDLRTSPTILRWAEPLATAAALVGGRQIQNAGTVGGNIVNASPAGDAIPALQVLGARIHLRTPHRARTVPISRFFTGPGRTRLAKGELVTHIEIPKTPPTDLIWFFDRVGTRRAQAITKASVAFRARRHESGLADVSIALGAVGPTVLEAPETAAFLERGPLTEERLRHAADLLGREAQPIDDIRSTARYRRRAVAGLLLRNLLPLAGRPPFS from the coding sequence ATGACAGCCATCGAACTGACCATCAACGGCGCCGGCCACCAGGTGACCACTGACCCCCGTACGCTCCTGCTGCATGTCCTGCGGGAAGAGCTGGGCCTTCGCGGCACCAAGTACGGCTGCGGCGAAGGCGAATGCGGCGCGTGTACCGTGCTGATCGACGGCCGCCCGCTCAACGCCTGCCTCATACCCGCGGGACGCGCAGACGGCGCTCGTGTCGAGACCATCGAGGGAATCGCCGGCACCGAGACCGGCCAGGCCGTGATCAAGGCCCTCTCCGAGCAGGGCGGAGTCCAATGCGGCTTCTGCACGCCGGGATTCGTCGCCAGCATCACGGCCGGAGGCGATCTTTCGGGAAACCTGTGCCGCTGCACCGGATACATCAAGATTCGCGCGGCGGTCCGTCAGGTGCTCGACCAGATCGAGCCCCGGCCGCCATCGCCGCCGGGTCCACGCCGTGCCATCCTCGGCCCGGCCTACGCGCGCCCTGCCACCATCGCCGACGCGTTGCGCCTGCTCGCCACGGACGCCCCCTGGCGAATCCTCGCCGGTGGAACCGACCTGCTCGTCCAGCACGAGCACCGTCTCGAACGCCTGAGCCTACTCGACATCACGGCCATCGCCGACTTTCCCGCCCTCACGGAAACCAGCCAGTCGGTCGTCATACCCGCGCTCGCCACCTACACCGACCTGCGAACCTCGCCGACCATCCTGCGCTGGGCCGAGCCGCTCGCGACCGCGGCCGCCCTCGTGGGAGGACGGCAGATCCAGAACGCCGGCACCGTAGGCGGCAACATCGTCAACGCCTCGCCCGCAGGCGATGCCATTCCGGCGCTCCAGGTGCTGGGAGCACGCATCCACCTGCGAACACCACACCGGGCCAGGACCGTCCCGATCTCGCGGTTCTTCACCGGTCCTGGCCGCACCCGCCTCGCCAAGGGCGAGCTCGTCACCCACATCGAGATCCCCAAGACGCCGCCGACGGACCTGATCTGGTTCTTCGACCGGGTGGGAACCCGCCGCGCCCAAGCGATCACAAAGGCTTCGGTCGCCTTCCGCGCGCGCCGGCACGAGAGCGGGCTCGCGGACGTCAGCATCGCGCTCGGCGCGGTCGGCCCCACCGTGCTCGAGGCTCCGGAAACCGCGGCCTTTCTCGAACGTGGTCCGCTCACAGAGGAACGTCTCCGCCACGCCGCAGACCTTCTCGGCCGCGAAGCCCAGCCCATCGACGACATCCGCTCCACCGCCCGCTACCGGCGCCGTGCCGTGGCCGGGCTGCTGCTCCGCAACCTTCTCCCCCTGGCGGGAAGGCCGCCCTTCTCATGA
- a CDS encoding nitroreductase family deazaflavin-dependent oxidoreductase, with amino-acid sequence MAPSTSPEPGREASMVEQQHNRTKARARLSAALRPFFQWLAGTRGFALLAPKIVPPLDRLVNRLSGGRVLMGDQMIPHLLLTTTGSRSGQPRQSPLACMPEDDGSFLVVGSNFGRDRHPAWSGNLLKTPQATVNFRGQVTPVTATLLSGDDRERAWQALVRFWPLYQGYTERSGRELRVFRLSPRHL; translated from the coding sequence GTGGCCCCATCAACCAGCCCCGAGCCAGGACGTGAGGCCAGCATGGTCGAGCAGCAGCACAACAGGACGAAGGCAAGGGCCCGGCTCAGCGCCGCGCTGCGCCCGTTCTTCCAGTGGCTCGCGGGCACCAGGGGTTTCGCCCTGCTCGCACCCAAGATCGTGCCGCCGCTCGACCGCCTCGTCAACCGGCTGAGCGGCGGCCGGGTGCTCATGGGCGATCAGATGATCCCCCACCTGCTGCTCACCACCACCGGCAGCAGGAGCGGGCAGCCCCGCCAGAGCCCGCTGGCCTGCATGCCGGAGGACGACGGCTCGTTCCTGGTGGTCGGCAGCAACTTCGGCAGGGACCGGCATCCCGCATGGAGCGGCAACCTGCTCAAGACCCCCCAGGCCACCGTGAACTTCCGCGGTCAGGTGACGCCGGTGACGGCGACCCTGCTCTCCGGAGACGACCGCGAGCGGGCCTGGCAGGCGCTCGTCCGCTTCTGGCCGCTGTATCAGGGCTACACCGAGCGCTCTGGCCGCGAACTGCGGGTCTTCCGCCTGTCGCCGCGCCACCTCTGA
- a CDS encoding NADP-dependent oxidoreductase — MQAITVRDRAAGQAGLSLTEEPYPHAAENDVIVRVHAAGFTRGELDWPGTWTDRAGRDRTPSVPGHEVSGTVAELGYGTTGLSVGQRVFGLTDWTRNGSLAEYVAVEARNLAPLPAGIDHTVAAALPISGLTAWQALFDHGRLTAGQTVLIHGAAGAVGSIAVQLAREAGAVVIGTGRAGDRGTALGLGAEAFLDLETERLEDTGQVDLVLDVIGGDVLDRSAALVRPGGTLVTIAAPPTVLPGNGRAVFFVVEADRARLADLARRLREDRLRVPVTAVRPLAEAPAAFAARGKTIIRVTGHPAMGESSPGLGNAPG, encoded by the coding sequence ATGCAAGCCATCACCGTACGCGACCGCGCCGCCGGCCAGGCCGGCCTCTCCCTGACCGAGGAGCCGTACCCGCACGCCGCCGAGAACGACGTCATCGTACGGGTGCACGCCGCGGGCTTCACCCGGGGAGAGCTCGACTGGCCGGGCACGTGGACGGATCGCGCGGGCCGCGACCGGACGCCGAGCGTGCCCGGGCACGAGGTGTCGGGGACGGTGGCGGAGCTGGGGTACGGCACCACCGGCCTGAGCGTGGGGCAGCGGGTGTTCGGGCTGACCGACTGGACCCGCAACGGCTCGCTGGCCGAGTACGTGGCCGTGGAGGCGCGCAACCTGGCGCCGCTGCCGGCCGGCATCGACCACACCGTGGCCGCCGCGCTGCCGATCTCGGGCCTGACCGCGTGGCAGGCGCTGTTCGACCACGGCCGGCTCACGGCCGGGCAGACCGTGCTGATCCACGGTGCCGCCGGCGCCGTCGGCTCGATCGCGGTGCAGCTCGCCCGCGAGGCGGGCGCCGTCGTGATCGGCACCGGCAGGGCCGGTGACAGGGGCACGGCGCTCGGCCTGGGCGCGGAAGCCTTCCTGGATCTGGAGACCGAACGCCTGGAGGACACCGGCCAGGTCGATCTGGTGCTCGACGTGATCGGCGGCGACGTCCTGGACCGCTCCGCCGCGCTGGTGCGCCCCGGCGGCACCCTCGTCACCATCGCCGCACCGCCGACGGTCCTGCCCGGTAACGGGCGGGCGGTCTTCTTCGTCGTCGAGGCCGATCGCGCCCGGCTCGCGGACCTGGCCCGGCGGCTGCGGGAGGACCGGCTCCGCGTGCCGGTGACGGCCGTGCGCCCGTTGGCCGAGGCGCCCGCCGCCTTCGCGGCCCGCGGCAAGACGATCATCCGGGTCACCGGACACCCCGCGATGGGCGAATCATCACCAGGGCTTGGCAACGCCCCTGGTTAA
- a CDS encoding cupin domain-containing protein, whose amino-acid sequence MIRVRFARSLLVYGLAASAGACAASGAEQTSGRAPIAAMTTRPPAETLTPLLEKALPNVKGKTFTSAIAAFPPAARAVPHRHGSAFVYAYVLEGTLRSQIGGEPVRTYRQGESWVEPPGAHHVLTENTSTSKPAKLLVVFISDTGAEIKTDDPPR is encoded by the coding sequence ATGATCCGAGTACGGTTCGCCCGGAGCCTCCTGGTCTACGGCCTGGCGGCTTCGGCGGGCGCGTGCGCCGCCTCCGGGGCGGAGCAGACGAGCGGGCGGGCGCCGATCGCCGCCATGACCACACGGCCACCGGCCGAGACGCTGACACCTCTGCTGGAGAAGGCGCTGCCGAACGTCAAGGGCAAGACGTTCACCTCGGCGATCGCCGCCTTCCCGCCCGCCGCCCGCGCGGTCCCGCACCGGCACGGCAGCGCCTTCGTCTACGCCTACGTCCTCGAGGGCACTTTGCGCAGCCAGATCGGCGGCGAGCCGGTGCGCACCTACCGCCAGGGTGAGAGCTGGGTCGAGCCGCCGGGCGCCCACCACGTGCTCACGGAGAACACCAGCACGTCGAAACCGGCGAAGCTCCTGGTCGTCTTCATCTCCGACACGGGAGCCGAGATCAAGACCGACGATCCGCCGAGGTAG
- a CDS encoding class I SAM-dependent methyltransferase, whose amino-acid sequence MGETSSFDDPEVAAAYATWRARGLAWLLGYPFLFRALEPDGGGGPMLDIGCGHGEVAVEAARRFAGPVVAVDASPAMLEVARREHAHPSVTYHQAEGRRLDFLDTASMAAAYSAFVLLMQPSRAAIQALADEVGRVLRPGARFAVLDIDHSRSTVLARRPATEGEQITVQVGDTEIHDYYWLPQTYTEIMERAGFADVGVEWLTWEGIADPVLFSWRDRAPGPVTCSLVVLSGTRR is encoded by the coding sequence ATGGGGGAAACGAGTTCCTTTGACGATCCCGAGGTAGCGGCTGCGTACGCCACATGGCGCGCACGGGGCCTGGCCTGGCTGCTGGGCTATCCCTTCCTCTTCCGCGCGCTGGAGCCGGACGGCGGCGGGGGCCCGATGCTGGACATCGGCTGCGGCCACGGCGAGGTGGCGGTGGAGGCGGCCCGCCGCTTCGCCGGCCCCGTGGTGGCGGTGGACGCCTCGCCCGCGATGCTGGAGGTCGCCCGGCGTGAGCACGCCCACCCGTCGGTGACCTACCACCAGGCCGAGGGGCGGCGGCTGGACTTCCTGGACACCGCCTCCATGGCGGCGGCCTACTCCGCGTTCGTGCTGCTGATGCAGCCGTCGCGGGCGGCCATCCAGGCGCTGGCCGACGAGGTCGGCAGGGTGCTGCGCCCCGGCGCGCGGTTCGCGGTCCTGGACATCGACCATTCGCGCTCCACCGTCCTGGCCCGGCGGCCTGCCACCGAGGGCGAGCAGATCACGGTGCAGGTGGGCGACACCGAGATCCACGACTACTACTGGCTTCCCCAGACCTACACCGAGATCATGGAGCGAGCCGGATTCGCCGACGTCGGCGTCGAATGGCTGACCTGGGAGGGGATCGCCGATCCCGTGCTGTTCTCCTGGCGCGACCGCGCGCCGGGGCCGGTCACCTGCTCCCTGGTCGTCCTGTCAGGCACCCGCCGCTGA
- a CDS encoding TetR/AcrR family transcriptional regulator, whose product MTEQKKRRSYSSALRQEQAEATRQKIAAAARELMIRKGYADTTMAEVAREAGVALQTLYTSSPGGKPALAKLVYDITLAGDARPLPQAGRPEVQAIIDEPDPARKLARYAAMATGILRRVQPVHRVLRAAAAASPADAGLQEVLADIERERLKGSHGPAHHLHALGVLRPGLTPVRAAEEIYVLTSTENYEKLIEVCGWSEAEYEEWLAGILAATLLRR is encoded by the coding sequence ATGACCGAGCAGAAGAAGCGCCGTTCCTACTCCAGCGCCCTGCGGCAGGAGCAGGCCGAGGCCACGCGGCAGAAGATCGCCGCCGCGGCGCGTGAGCTGATGATCAGGAAGGGCTACGCCGACACGACCATGGCCGAGGTCGCCCGCGAGGCCGGCGTGGCACTGCAGACGCTGTACACGTCCTCACCCGGCGGCAAGCCGGCCCTCGCCAAGCTCGTCTACGACATCACGCTGGCCGGCGACGCCCGGCCCCTGCCGCAGGCCGGCCGCCCCGAGGTCCAGGCGATCATCGACGAACCCGACCCCGCACGCAAGCTGGCCCGGTACGCCGCCATGGCCACCGGGATCCTCCGGCGCGTCCAGCCCGTGCACCGCGTCCTGCGCGCGGCCGCCGCCGCCTCCCCGGCCGACGCGGGGCTCCAGGAGGTCCTGGCCGACATCGAACGGGAGAGGCTCAAGGGCAGCCACGGGCCCGCCCATCACCTGCACGCGCTCGGCGTCCTGCGGCCTGGCCTCACGCCGGTCAGGGCGGCCGAGGAGATCTACGTCCTCACCTCGACGGAGAACTACGAGAAGCTGATCGAGGTCTGCGGGTGGAGCGAGGCCGAGTACGAGGAATGGCTCGCCGGGATCCTGGCGGCCACCCTCCTCCGGAGGTGA
- a CDS encoding dihydrofolate reductase family protein → MKLTTVTNVSADGVTQGHRRIDAGNRREAGAPDEDGSRAFERFGWAPPLLDDEASTFISQTFQRADAFLFGRRTYEIFAGSWGAGMDPGNPVGEALNTRPKYVASTTLTDPRWANTTVLSDDIAGAVGELRAEPGGELQVWGSGTLIRWLLRHQLVDEIVLLTYPVVVGQGTRFFPATGPDIGLELVDLRSTPKGLTIQTYRTTGRPQYETATT, encoded by the coding sequence ATGAAACTGACGACCGTCACGAACGTCTCCGCCGACGGAGTGACGCAGGGCCATCGACGGATCGATGCAGGAAACCGGCGCGAGGCCGGCGCGCCGGACGAGGACGGCAGCCGCGCCTTCGAGCGCTTCGGATGGGCCCCGCCGCTGCTCGACGACGAGGCCTCCACGTTCATCAGCCAGACCTTCCAGCGCGCCGACGCGTTCCTGTTCGGCCGGCGGACCTACGAGATCTTCGCCGGCTCCTGGGGAGCGGGCATGGATCCGGGAAACCCCGTCGGAGAGGCGTTGAACACGCGGCCCAAGTACGTCGCCTCGACCACCCTCACCGACCCGCGATGGGCGAACACGACCGTGCTGTCCGATGACATTGCGGGCGCCGTCGGCGAGTTGAGGGCCGAGCCGGGCGGTGAGCTGCAGGTGTGGGGCAGCGGCACCCTGATCCGCTGGCTACTGCGCCACCAGCTGGTCGACGAGATCGTACTGCTCACCTATCCCGTGGTCGTCGGCCAGGGCACGCGGTTCTTCCCCGCCACGGGCCCGGACATCGGGCTTGAGCTGGTCGACTTGCGGTCCACCCCGAAGGGGCTGACGATCCAGACCTACCGCACCACCGGTCGCCCCCAGTACGAAACGGCCACGACCTGA
- a CDS encoding ArsR/SmtB family transcription factor, producing the protein MARAATTSDVFNAIAEPQRRDILALLRAGERPVTELAQELGMTQPQASKHLRVLREVGLVRDRKAGKQRLYGLDARGLRPVHEWTGGFERFWNESFDRLDAYVQDLKQASQEGSDG; encoded by the coding sequence GTGGCACGAGCAGCGACGACGTCGGACGTCTTCAACGCGATCGCCGAGCCGCAACGCCGGGACATCCTGGCGCTGCTGCGGGCGGGTGAACGGCCGGTGACCGAGCTGGCCCAGGAGCTGGGGATGACCCAGCCGCAGGCGTCCAAACACCTGCGGGTGCTCCGGGAGGTCGGCCTGGTGCGGGACCGCAAGGCGGGCAAACAGCGCCTGTACGGACTGGACGCCCGCGGGCTGCGCCCGGTCCACGAGTGGACCGGCGGGTTCGAGCGGTTCTGGAACGAGAGCTTCGACCGGCTGGACGCGTACGTGCAGGACCTCAAGCAGGCAAGCCAGGAAGGCAGTGACGGATGA
- a CDS encoding dihydrofolate reductase family protein, whose protein sequence is MAGKVFFSVSMSLDGFIAPESTAELMGRQWMELQRWIFPQRFFRENLKLGGGGEEGRDNDIVRETFERTGASVMGKRMFDAGEEMWPEEAPFHTPVFVVTHDKRDPWERPGGTTFHFVNDGIEAALEQARAAAGDRDVRIAGGGAAILQYVNAGLVDEFSVALSPVLFGSGIRLFEGVDAGRVALEQVRAEPTRRVTHLTYAVRER, encoded by the coding sequence ATGGCCGGGAAGGTGTTCTTCAGCGTGTCGATGTCGCTGGACGGCTTCATCGCACCCGAGTCCACCGCGGAGCTGATGGGCCGGCAGTGGATGGAGCTGCAGCGGTGGATCTTCCCGCAGCGGTTCTTCCGGGAGAACCTGAAGCTCGGCGGGGGTGGCGAGGAAGGGCGCGACAACGACATCGTACGGGAGACCTTCGAGCGCACCGGCGCGAGCGTGATGGGCAAGCGCATGTTCGACGCCGGCGAGGAGATGTGGCCGGAGGAGGCGCCGTTCCACACGCCGGTGTTCGTCGTGACACATGACAAGCGCGACCCCTGGGAGCGGCCCGGCGGGACCACCTTCCACTTCGTCAACGACGGCATCGAGGCCGCGCTCGAGCAGGCCCGCGCGGCCGCCGGTGACCGCGACGTCCGCATCGCGGGCGGCGGGGCGGCGATCCTGCAGTACGTGAACGCCGGTCTGGTCGACGAGTTCTCGGTCGCGCTCTCGCCCGTGCTGTTCGGCTCCGGGATTCGGCTGTTCGAGGGCGTGGACGCGGGGCGGGTGGCCCTGGAGCAGGTACGCGCGGAGCCGACGCGGCGGGTGACCCACCTGACCTACGCCGTCCGGGAGCGGTAG
- a CDS encoding DinB family protein: protein MFAEMFVDENADPRIDVPAGGAEKAMLAAFLRWHRQTLMLKCAGLDPQALARRPVPFSGLSLLGLVRHLADVERRWFRRDLAGQAVEPYFATQDHRDAAFDNAAPDAEMVAQAWRLWQEEVDFADRFVAEAENLEVTGEDPWKGTITLRWVLVHMVEEYARHNGHADFLRQGIDGAVGL, encoded by the coding sequence ATGTTCGCCGAGATGTTCGTCGACGAGAACGCCGATCCCAGGATCGACGTGCCGGCCGGAGGTGCGGAGAAGGCCATGCTCGCCGCCTTCCTGCGCTGGCACCGGCAGACGCTCATGCTGAAGTGCGCCGGACTGGACCCGCAGGCCCTCGCTCGGCGGCCGGTGCCCTTCTCCGGCCTGTCGCTGCTGGGCCTCGTGCGACATCTGGCCGACGTCGAGCGCCGCTGGTTCCGCCGGGACCTGGCCGGGCAGGCGGTCGAACCGTACTTCGCCACCCAGGACCACCGGGACGCGGCCTTCGACAACGCTGCACCCGATGCCGAGATGGTCGCCCAGGCCTGGCGCCTGTGGCAGGAGGAAGTCGACTTCGCCGACCGTTTCGTGGCCGAGGCGGAGAACCTGGAAGTGACCGGTGAGGATCCCTGGAAGGGCACGATCACCCTGCGATGGGTGCTGGTGCACATGGTGGAGGAATACGCGCGGCACAACGGCCACGCCGACTTCCTCCGGCAGGGCATCGACGGCGCGGTTGGCCTGTGA
- a CDS encoding anthrone oxygenase family protein, whose amino-acid sequence MTSVLAASRMLALLLVGLYAGGVVFVVLAPSVTRLPGPAYVRYWQALNADYGRAMPPLLLAGIAALIVVAALSWRRGWFVVGLSAAALLLVILTVVLTLAGMEPLNRMVDAWDPDLLPADWQQTRRRWLSLHLLRTALALAAFACLITVQALDRN is encoded by the coding sequence GTGACTTCGGTGCTTGCCGCGTCCAGAATGCTCGCGCTGCTGCTGGTCGGCCTGTACGCGGGCGGCGTCGTCTTCGTGGTGCTCGCTCCGTCCGTGACCCGCCTGCCCGGACCCGCCTACGTCCGGTACTGGCAGGCGCTCAACGCCGACTACGGCCGCGCCATGCCGCCGCTGTTGCTGGCCGGCATCGCGGCGCTGATCGTCGTGGCCGCCCTGTCGTGGCGGCGCGGCTGGTTCGTCGTCGGCCTCAGCGCCGCCGCCCTGCTCCTGGTGATCCTCACCGTGGTCCTCACCCTGGCGGGCATGGAGCCCCTCAACCGGATGGTGGACGCCTGGGATCCCGACCTCCTGCCCGCCGACTGGCAGCAGACGAGACGGCGATGGCTGAGCCTGCACCTCCTGCGGACGGCGCTCGCGCTCGCGGCGTTCGCCTGCCTGATCACCGTCCAGGCCCTGGACCGCAACTGA
- a CDS encoding NAD-dependent epimerase/dehydratase family protein: protein MREPAPRPSGTVSLIHIHDAASATLAALHRGRPGQPYNIVDDQPVTSEASFRAVAQAAGAPPPRRVPGHLLTALPYLRALMVTTRIRLSNRRATDELGWRPRYPSCRDGLAAPAARTASDH from the coding sequence GTGCGAGAGCCGGCCCCGCGCCCCAGCGGTACCGTCTCGCTCATCCACATCCACGACGCCGCCTCGGCCACCCTCGCCGCACTGCACCGTGGACGCCCCGGCCAGCCGTACAACATCGTGGATGACCAGCCGGTCACCTCCGAGGCCTCCTTCCGCGCCGTCGCGCAAGCTGCGGGGGCGCCTCCTCCCCGGCGGGTGCCCGGCCACCTGCTCACCGCGCTGCCGTACCTGCGCGCCCTGATGGTCACCACCCGCATCCGCCTGTCCAACCGGCGCGCCACCGATGAGCTGGGCTGGAGGCCCCGCTACCCCTCCTGCCGCGACGGCCTGGCCGCGCCGGCCGCGAGGACGGCCAGTGACCACTGA
- a CDS encoding DUF6313 family protein, with product MTGPPPSSPASSGPGRPPRRGWAARFGGLANLVRWLWREAKWLIVGVVVLFVATGLLIGWVEAYEILMGFRSPSNVKHSVLAWALSVVGWAIIPALIGAVVGYLWLCKKPR from the coding sequence ATGACAGGGCCTCCGCCGTCCTCACCGGCTTCCAGCGGCCCGGGGCGGCCGCCTCGCCGGGGCTGGGCCGCGCGGTTCGGGGGCCTGGCCAACCTCGTCAGGTGGTTGTGGCGCGAGGCGAAGTGGCTGATCGTCGGGGTGGTCGTGCTGTTCGTGGCGACCGGGTTGCTCATCGGCTGGGTGGAGGCCTACGAGATCCTCATGGGTTTCCGCTCTCCGTCGAACGTCAAGCACTCGGTGCTGGCGTGGGCGCTGTCCGTGGTGGGGTGGGCGATCATCCCGGCCCTGATCGGCGCCGTGGTGGGCTATCTCTGGCTGTGCAAGAAGCCTCGCTGA